One genomic segment of Sminthopsis crassicaudata isolate SCR6 chromosome 2, ASM4859323v1, whole genome shotgun sequence includes these proteins:
- the OCSTAMP gene encoding osteoclast stimulatory transmembrane protein has protein sequence MRDSQGTEEQLVTMGKWLWHSGLLKVQELFLAAWGVYSKSVPASCGQLLIQLLLCALISGAAGGLTYNWLATSLMYSVRTSATGALACGFLLFLTLGLVHPARCLLAITVPTLGTRQGRRLLLSCGFAELATLVVPNILANVAATTQVLRCVAQGSLESLLNSTHQLEAATEALDQASGRTRGRGLTFETPHNCSALYLQMLVATQRVYEDVSALEALVRGLALGTNRVLAAFFILSVLFESMRYLKSYLTNLQFDNLYYSKQLEQLLRESQSSPLQASPPALVLRVTGLKLSRAEKFHCLFRLAFLGMPLGAMAVIVAADHVAFLLASMAVDWAQKLPTLPIHLNIKYDAKYTVFAFISFIFNQPSEGKSLDTYQGTYKWEFRFTSDSCQLHPAQPPQYTAALAAGTLFLIASATVFLETYARRLVHKVAASFFQAQEEQRTRYLFARLHQSH, from the exons ATGAGGGACTCACAGGGGACTGAGGAGCAGCTGGTCACAATGGG GAAGTGGCTTTGGCATTCGGGGCTCTTGAAGGTCCAGGAGCTGTTTCTGGCAGCATGGGGGGTCTACTCGAAGTCTGTCCCAGCCAGCTGTGGGCAGTTGCTAATTCAGCTTCTGCTCTGTGCTCTCATCTCCGGGGCTGCCGGTGGACTCACCTACAACTGGTTGGCTACCTCCCTGATGTACTCAGTAAGGACGTCTGCAACGGGAGCCTTGGCTTGTGGCTTCTTGCTGTTCCTGACTCTGGGTCTAGTCCACCCAGCCCGGTGTCTGCTAGCAATTACTGTGCCCACATTAGGCACGAGGCAGGGCCGCCGCCTGCTTCTGTCATGCGGTTTCGCTGAGCTGGCCACTCTAGTGGTACCCAACATTCTGGCCAATGTGGCTGCTACCACCCAGGTGCTGAGGTGTGTAGCCCAGGGCTCTCTGGAGAGCCTGCTCAACTCTACCCATCAGCTAGAGGCAGCCACAGAAGCCCTGGACCAGGCCTCTGGGAGGACAAGGGGCCGGGGACTGACCTTTGAGACCCCTCACAACTGCTCTGCCCTGTATCTCCAGATGCTTGTGGCCACCCAGAGAGTCTACGAGGACGTCTCGGCCCTGGAGGCGCTGGTGCGGGGACTGGCTCTGGGCACCAATCGCGTGCTGGCTGCATTCTTTATTCTCTCCGTCCTATTTGAGTCAATGCGGTATTTAAAGAGTTATCTGACCAATCTGCAATTCGATAACCTGTACTACAGCAAACAGCTGGAGCAGCTGCTCAGAGAGAGCCAGAGCAGTCCCCTGCAAGCCTCTCCTCCGGCTCTGGTCCTCAGAGTGACTGGCCTGAAGCTTTCCCGGGCTGAAAAATTTCACTGTCTCTTTCGCCTGGCATTTCTGGGGATGCCCCTGGGCGCCATGGCAGTGATTGTGGCTGCAGATCATGTGGCCTTTCTTCTGGCAAGCATGGCTGTAGACTGGGCCCAGAAGCTGCCCACACTGCCCATCCATCTGAACATCAAATATGAT GCCAAGTACACAGTCTTTGCCTTCATCTCCTTCATCTTCAATCAACCTTCTGAAGGGAAATCCCTGGACACTTACCAAGGCACATATAAGTGGGAATTCCGCTTCACCTCAGACAGTTGCCAGCTGCACCCTGCACAGCCCCCACAATACACGGCTGCCTTGGCTGCCGGGACCCTCTTCCTCATTGCTTCTGCTACAGTCTTCCTGGAGACCTACGCCCGCAGGCTGGTTCATAAAGTGGCTGCCTCCTTCTTCCAGGCTCAAGAGGAGCAGAGGACCCGATACCTGTTTGCCCGGCTTCACCAAAGTCACTAA